The Myxocyprinus asiaticus isolate MX2 ecotype Aquarium Trade chromosome 39, UBuf_Myxa_2, whole genome shotgun sequence genome window below encodes:
- the LOC127429566 gene encoding reticulon-2-like — translation MGQVLGFSHCKEFGTVNSTPDSTPPCSDGGNEESDFPELQTAREWSDDEEGLEDDDACLSCSSVWGTPRQNSSELTFSYITFSETDSSSRRDSGRRWAGGRGSRGSLNRTDTVESQLPIDSPAVKWDPHAFLPVEGEEETLQQTLEPSAQSSIEEFQDKDTRTWEPMEEISGIQTHSLKCSHEDEQITAPQLGSETSVAMETTVTLEMVGTSHTTPPAIGRITQEEQICEQWYSTLNLSEGPTICIQIAVMDLIYWKDMKRTGMVFTGLVVGLLSLFQLSIITVVSTLSLAVMCFTISIRIYYKLLHALQLGDVVHPFKSYLDLDISLSGEEAQHYIQRVIVLICYAVDTLRNLFFVGSLFNSLKFFLLMYLVTFLGNLCNGLTLLIIGVIAVFSVPLFYRRHQNKVDSCFVAVQAHIDNMKDFLHRLTQGGGPPPDSTPGGAKPKAH, via the exons AGGAATTTGGAACTGTGAACTCAACACCTGATTCCACCCCTCCTTGCTCAGATG GTGGAAATGAGGAGTCCGACTTCCCGGAACTGCAGACAGCCAGGGAGTGGTCTGACGATGAGGAAGGTCTCGAGGATGACGACGCATGTCTCAGCTGCTCATCTGTATGGGGCACACCACGTCAGAACTCCTCTGAGCTCACCTTCTCCTACATTACCTTCTCTGAGACTGACAGCTCATCACGTAGAGACTCAGGTCGCCGATGGGCAGGAGGGAGGGGCAGCCGCGGTTCACTGAACCGCACGGACACTGTGGAGAGCCAGTTACCCATAGACTCCCCTGCTGTGAAGTGGGACCCCCATGCCTTCCTGCCTGTGGAAGGGGAGGAGGAGACCCTGCAGCAGACTCTAGAGCCCTCTGCTCAGAGCAGTATTGAGGAGTTTCAGGATAAAGACACAAGGACATGGGAACCAATGGAGGAGATCTCAGGCATCCAAACACACAGCTTAAAATGCAGTCATGAAGATGAGCAAATAACAG CACCACAGCTTGGGTCAGAGACttctgttgccatggaaaccacaGTCACTCTGGAGATGGTGGGCACATCACATACAACACCTCCTGCCATTGGTCGAATCACTCAGGAAGAACAGATCTGTGAACAGTGGTACTCTACTCTCAACTTATCAGAGGGCCCAACAATTTGCATCCAGATAGCAG TAATGGACTTGATCTATTGGAAGGATATGAAGCGGACAGGCATGGTGTTCACAGGGTTGGTGGTGGGGCTGCTGTCTCTGTTCCAGCTCAGCATCATTACTGTGGTGTCCACTCTCTCCCTGGCCGTCATGTGCTTCACCATCTCAATTAGAATCTATTACAAACTGCTGCATGCACTCCAGTTGGGAGACGTAGTGCACCCCTTCAA GTCGTATCTAGACTTGGACATCAGTTTAAGTGGAGAAGAGGCTCAACACTACATACAGAGAGTTATTGTGCTCATCTGCTATGCTGTGGACACACTGAGGAACCTGTTCTTTGTTGGCAGCCTGTTCAACTCACTCAAG TTCTTTTTGCTGATGTACCTGGTGACATTCCTGGGAAACCTCTGCAATGGCCTTACCCTGCTTATTATTG GTGTGATTGCTGTTTTCTCTGTCCCACTGTTCTACAGACGCCATCAG AATAAAGTAGACAGCTGTTTTGTTGCAGTACAAGCCCATATTGACAACATGAAGGACTT TCTTCATCGCCTGACCCAGGGTGGCGGACCACCCCCTGACTCCACCCCTGGTGGTGCTAAACCCAAGGCCCATTGA
- the rhoub gene encoding ras homolog family member Ub, translated as MDYSNLMAPPVPPHKPKSPPSAHSQGRLLKCVFLGDGAVGKTSLIVSYTTNGYPTKYVPTAFDDFSAAVQVDGQPVRLQLCDTAGQDEFDKLRHFCYTRTDVLLLCFSVVSPASFQNIGEKWVPEIRRRCPLTPVLLVGTQCDLRQDVKVLIELARRREQPVPEEDARALAEKVGAIAYVECSALTQKNLKEVFDAAISVGLRHSDRRAKRERKVHSTADKMKMLSKSWWKKYICIH; from the exons ATGGATTACAGTAACCTGATGGCGCCTCCAGTGCCGCCCCACAAACCCAAATCCCCCCCGTCTGCGCACTCTCAGGGGCGGCTGTTAAAGTGTGTTTTTCTCGGGGACGGAGCTGTGGGGAAAACCAGCCTGATTGTCAGCTACACAACTAATGGATATCCGACAAAATACGTCCCGACAGCGTTCGACGATTTCTCTG CGGCCGTACAGGTGGATGGTCAGCCAGTGAGACTGCAGCTTTGTGACACTGCTGGACAG GATGAATTCGATAAGTTACGTCACTTCTGCTACACAAGGACCGATGTCCTCCTGCTGTGCTTCAGTGTGGTCAGCCCAGCCTCCTTTCAGAACATTGGTGAAAAATGGGTCCCAGAGATTCGCCGCCGTTGTCCACTTACACCCGTGCTGCTGGTGGGTACCCAGTGCGACCTTCGGCAAGACGTCAAGGTCCTCATCGAACTGGCACGCCGCCGCGAGCAACCCGTACCGGAGGAGGATGCCCGTGCCCTGGCGGAGAAAGTTGGTGCGATAGCATATGTGGAATGTTCCGCCCTCACTCAAAAAAACCTGAAAGAGGTGTTCGATGCCGCCATCTCCGTGGGCCTCCGGCATTCTGACAGAAGAGCCAAGCGGGAACGTAAGGTCCACAGTACTGCagataaaatgaaaatgctttcaaAGTCGTGGTGGAAGAAATACATCTGCATACATTAG